In Mustela lutreola isolate mMusLut2 chromosome 1, mMusLut2.pri, whole genome shotgun sequence, one genomic interval encodes:
- the LOC131816330 gene encoding uncharacterized protein LOC131816330 isoform X9 has product MGTFEGPSGSTLRTAWPLLPLRCGMMAQDFWKLQKLLFLNGGPKVSCDLVSRAACAPNPGVLFFLFVLPLRLAPPPPATAFWYCHHHG; this is encoded by the exons ATGGGAACCTTCGAGGGTCCCAGCGGCTCGACTCTGAGGACCGCGTGGCCGTTGCTCCCCCTCAG ATGTGGGATGATGGCGCAGGACTTCTGGAAGCTACAGAAGCTCCTCTTCCTGAACGGGGGACCCAAAGTGAGCTGTGACCTTGTCTCCCGGGCAGCTTGTGCTCCCAACCCTGGAGTCCTGTTCTTCCTCTTTGTCCTGCCCCTCCGGCTCGCCCCACCTCCACCGGCCACAG